Proteins encoded in a region of the Wenzhouxiangella sp. XN201 genome:
- a CDS encoding polyprenyl synthetase family protein — protein sequence MNDSTAHALPTGLDEILELTRADREAVDRLIVDRLSSDVVLVNQISSHIISGGGKRMRPLVHLLCARAAGYAGDDHVKLAAIIEFIHTSTLLHDDVVDESSRRRGQVTAHRLWGNAASVLVGDFLYSRSFQLMVELDRMAIMNILADTTNTIAEGEVLQLMQMGNPDLSVDEYFQVISDKTACLFAASARLGGLLGGLDESGCDRLAEFGLYLGQAFQITDDVLDYRDAGDDIGKNAGDDLAEGKVTLPLILALEHGDDSERELIRGIIESGGSERLDEVRAILDRTDALDEAMAQARGLAARADEALKALPDSPERRALAWLAAYAVERRL from the coding sequence ATGAACGATTCCACCGCGCATGCGCTGCCGACCGGCCTCGACGAAATCCTGGAACTGACCCGGGCCGATCGTGAGGCGGTCGATCGCCTGATCGTCGACCGGCTGTCCTCGGACGTCGTGCTGGTCAATCAGATCAGCAGTCATATCATCAGCGGCGGCGGCAAACGCATGCGCCCCCTGGTGCACCTGTTGTGTGCCCGGGCCGCCGGCTATGCGGGTGACGATCACGTCAAGCTGGCCGCCATCATCGAGTTCATCCACACCTCGACCCTGCTTCACGACGACGTGGTCGACGAGTCCTCACGCCGACGCGGCCAGGTCACCGCTCACCGCCTGTGGGGCAATGCCGCTTCGGTGCTCGTCGGCGACTTCCTCTACTCGCGCAGTTTCCAGCTGATGGTCGAACTGGACCGCATGGCGATCATGAACATCCTCGCCGACACCACCAATACCATCGCCGAAGGCGAGGTGTTGCAGCTGATGCAGATGGGTAACCCGGACCTGAGCGTCGACGAGTATTTCCAGGTGATCTCCGACAAGACCGCCTGCCTGTTCGCGGCCAGCGCCCGGCTCGGCGGCCTGCTCGGTGGTCTCGACGAGAGTGGCTGCGATCGCCTGGCCGAGTTCGGCCTGTATCTGGGCCAGGCCTTCCAGATCACCGACGATGTGCTCGACTACCGCGATGCCGGCGACGACATCGGCAAGAATGCGGGCGACGACCTGGCCGAGGGCAAGGTGACCCTGCCCCTGATCCTGGCGCTGGAACACGGCGACGACAGCGAACGCGAACTGATTCGCGGGATCATCGAATCGGGTGGAAGCGAACGCCTGGACGAGGTTCGGGCCATCCTGGACCGGACCGATGCACTGGACGAGGCCATGGCACAGGCACGGGGCCTGGCCGCGCGCGCCGACGAGGCCCTGAAG
- the ssb gene encoding single-stranded DNA-binding protein: MARGINKAILIGNLGADPETRHTAGGNAVTNIRIATSEAWRDKQTGEQQERTEWHRVVMFGKLGEIAGEYLRKGSKVYIEGRIQTRKWQGDDGQDRWTTEIVANEMQMLDSRGGGSAPYDNNSPSGNDSGPPSDNSGGLEDDIPF, from the coding sequence ATGGCCCGAGGTATCAACAAGGCGATTCTGATCGGCAATCTTGGCGCCGATCCCGAAACCCGGCATACCGCCGGCGGCAATGCAGTGACCAACATCCGTATTGCCACGTCCGAAGCCTGGCGCGACAAGCAGACCGGCGAACAGCAGGAGCGCACCGAGTGGCACCGCGTCGTGATGTTCGGCAAGCTCGGCGAGATCGCCGGCGAGTACCTGCGCAAGGGTTCCAAGGTCTACATCGAAGGCCGCATCCAGACCCGCAAGTGGCAGGGCGATGACGGCCAGGACCGCTGGACGACGGAGATTGTCGCCAACGAAATGCAGATGCTCGACAGCCGCGGTGGCGGCAGCGCGCCGTATGACAACAATAGCCCGTCGGGCAACGACAGCGGCCCGCCCAGCGACAACAGTGGCGGCCTGGAAGACGATATTCCGTTCTGA
- the rfbB gene encoding dTDP-glucose 4,6-dehydratase, translating into MSTILVTGGAGFIGANFVHHMLGKADTRVVNLDLLTYAGNRESLAGLPDDRHLLVEGDICDGQLLRRLLDEHRPEAIVHFAAESHVDRSIDDPGAFIRTNVVGTQTLLDAALNYWQGGASDFRFVHVSTDEVYGTLGPDEPGFTETHRYAPNSPYAASKAAADHLARAWQRTYGLPVMITNCSNNYGPFQFPEKLIPLMLINALEGEKLPVYGDGQQRRDWLFVTDHCRAIERVLEAGKAGRVYNIGGNAEMANLDVVHLLCDLLDERVPGKRPRRELIEYVTDRPGHDRRYAIDATRIRDELGWEPSVDFTEGLARTVDWYLENRDWWQRIRDGRYRSERLGVSRLKD; encoded by the coding sequence ATGAGCACGATTCTTGTTACCGGCGGGGCTGGATTCATCGGCGCCAATTTCGTCCACCACATGCTGGGCAAAGCCGACACGCGGGTGGTCAATCTCGACCTGCTGACCTACGCCGGCAATCGCGAGTCCCTGGCCGGCCTGCCGGACGATCGGCACCTGTTGGTCGAGGGCGATATCTGCGACGGGCAACTGCTGCGGCGCCTGCTCGACGAGCACCGGCCCGAGGCGATCGTGCATTTCGCCGCCGAAAGCCACGTCGACCGCTCGATCGATGACCCGGGCGCTTTCATCCGCACCAACGTTGTCGGCACCCAGACCCTGCTTGATGCCGCGCTGAATTACTGGCAGGGCGGGGCGAGTGACTTTCGTTTCGTGCATGTCTCCACCGACGAGGTCTATGGCACGCTCGGCCCGGATGAGCCCGGTTTTACCGAGACGCATCGGTACGCGCCCAATTCTCCGTATGCCGCTTCCAAGGCGGCGGCCGACCACTTGGCGCGAGCCTGGCAGCGCACCTACGGCCTGCCGGTGATGATCACCAACTGCTCCAACAACTACGGCCCGTTCCAGTTTCCCGAAAAGCTGATTCCGCTGATGTTGATCAATGCCCTCGAAGGCGAAAAACTGCCGGTCTACGGCGACGGCCAGCAGCGCCGCGACTGGCTGTTCGTCACCGACCACTGTCGGGCCATCGAGCGCGTGCTCGAAGCCGGCAAGGCCGGCCGCGTCTACAACATCGGCGGTAATGCCGAGATGGCCAATCTCGATGTCGTACACCTGCTCTGCGACCTGCTCGACGAGCGCGTACCCGGCAAGCGACCCCGGCGTGAGCTGATCGAGTACGTCACTGATCGCCCCGGCCACGACCGCCGCTACGCCATCGATGCGACCCGCATCCGCGACGAACTCGGCTGGGAACCCTCGGTCGACTTCACCGAAGGCCTGGCCCGGACCGTCGACTGGTACCTCGAAAACCGCGACTGGTGGCAACGCATCCGCGACGGCCGCTACCGCTCAGAGCGGTTGGGCGTGTCGCGGTTGAAAGATTGA
- a CDS encoding GxxExxY protein has protein sequence MSVEPDFLVEDQLIVEIKAVKDLSGEHQSQLLNYLRATGLDAGLLVNFGKPRIQVKRLVN, from the coding sequence ATGTCTGTGGAGCCTGACTTTCTGGTGGAAGATCAACTGATTGTCGAGATCAAGGCGGTGAAGGACTTGTCAGGCGAGCATCAGTCCCAATTGTTGAACTACTTGAGGGCAACCGGACTTGATGCCGGTTTGCTTGTCAATTTCGGAAAGCCACGGATACAGGTCAAACGCCTTGTTAATTAA
- the rfbA gene encoding glucose-1-phosphate thymidylyltransferase RfbA: protein MNRKGIILAGGSGTRLYPLTQVISKQLLPVYDKPMVYYPLSTMMQAGIREILMITTPHEQALFKRLLGDGSQWGIELSYAVQDEPRGLADAFIIGRDFVDGHPSCLILGDNIFHGGGLRELLRRAHERERGATVFGYWVSDPERYGVAEIDAAGRVLSLEEKPERPKSNYAVTGLYFYDERACDFAAGLEPSERGELEITDLNRCYLETGELTVERMGRGYAWLDTGTHASLQQAASYIETLESRQGLRVACPEEIAFRQEWITTEELLALAEPLTKSGYGDYLRMIARTSDPS, encoded by the coding sequence ATGAACAGAAAAGGCATCATCCTGGCCGGCGGCTCCGGCACTCGGCTCTATCCCCTGACGCAGGTCATCAGCAAGCAACTGCTGCCGGTCTACGACAAGCCGATGGTCTACTATCCGCTGTCGACCATGATGCAGGCGGGTATTCGCGAGATACTGATGATTACCACGCCGCACGAACAGGCCCTGTTCAAGCGCCTGCTCGGGGACGGCAGCCAGTGGGGTATCGAGCTGAGCTATGCGGTGCAGGATGAGCCGCGCGGGCTGGCAGATGCCTTCATCATCGGCCGCGATTTCGTCGACGGGCATCCCTCCTGCCTGATCCTGGGCGACAATATCTTCCACGGCGGTGGCTTGCGCGAACTGCTGCGACGCGCCCATGAGCGCGAACGCGGAGCGACGGTATTCGGCTACTGGGTCAGCGATCCGGAGCGCTATGGCGTGGCCGAAATCGATGCCGCGGGCCGGGTGTTGTCGCTGGAGGAAAAGCCCGAGCGGCCGAAGTCGAATTACGCCGTCACCGGCCTGTATTTCTACGATGAGCGCGCCTGCGATTTCGCCGCCGGGCTCGAACCCTCAGAACGCGGCGAGCTGGAGATCACTGATCTCAATCGCTGCTACCTCGAGACCGGCGAGCTGACAGTCGAGCGCATGGGCCGCGGCTACGCCTGGCTCGATACCGGTACGCACGCATCGCTGCAGCAGGCGGCCAGCTACATCGAAACCCTGGAGTCGCGCCAGGGTCTGCGCGTGGCCTGTCCGGAAGAGATCGCCTTTCGCCAGGAATGGATCACCACCGAGGAGCTCCTGGCCCTGGCCGAGCCCCTGACCAAAAGCGGCTACGGCGACTACCTGCGCATGATCGCGCGCACGAGCGATCCGTCATGA
- the rfbC gene encoding dTDP-4-dehydrorhamnose 3,5-epimerase has translation MKVSDTDLPGVKLIEPRVFGDERGWFLETWRAERYREHGIGADFVQANCSHSGRGVLRGLHYQWPEPQGKLVWVSSGHVFDVAVDIRPESASFGRWTAIELDAESHQQLWIPEGFAHGFQVLSETATFNYLCTRPYRGEFDASIAWNDPEIGVEWPLEPAGLSDKDRAAPHLAAIERDRLPS, from the coding sequence ATGAAGGTCAGCGACACCGACCTGCCGGGCGTGAAACTGATCGAGCCGCGTGTATTCGGTGATGAGCGCGGCTGGTTCCTCGAAACCTGGCGGGCCGAGCGTTATCGCGAGCACGGTATCGGAGCGGATTTCGTGCAGGCGAACTGTTCGCATTCCGGCCGCGGCGTGCTGCGCGGCCTGCACTACCAGTGGCCCGAGCCGCAGGGCAAGCTGGTCTGGGTTTCCAGCGGGCACGTGTTCGACGTGGCCGTCGATATCCGTCCCGAGTCCGCCAGCTTCGGACGCTGGACGGCGATTGAGCTGGATGCCGAAAGCCATCAACAGCTCTGGATCCCTGAAGGTTTCGCCCATGGTTTCCAGGTACTGAGTGAGACGGCCACTTTCAACTATCTGTGCACGCGGCCCTACCGCGGCGAATTCGATGCCTCGATTGCCTGGAACGATCCCGAGATCGGTGTCGAATGGCCGCTTGAGCCGGCCGGGCTTTCGGACAAGGACCGGGCCGCACCGCACCTGGCCGCGATCGAACGCGACCGCCTGCCGTCGTGA
- the rfbD gene encoding dTDP-4-dehydrorhamnose reductase: MTTLLLGANGQLGRHLRAEIAGMATCARSQADHALDLSDIETASRLLDRIQPEVIVNAAAWTAVDDAEDHEDQAFRLNHDLPAALAEWCRRHEALLVHYSTDYVFSGQPGRPWREDDPVAPESAYGRSKLAGEQAIAASACRALVLRTAWVYSALPGNFVSAILKRAGEGQDLKVVADQTGSPTWAGTLARATKALLGQADQIERPQLMHVTGQGAVSWHQLACLAVQMAAERGIIERAVEVEPIGSDQWPQKARRPAWSVLDGGRFEHFTGKRLPDWDAALAECLEQWSEAQC, translated from the coding sequence GTGACCACCCTGTTGCTCGGTGCCAACGGCCAGCTCGGCCGGCACCTGCGCGCCGAGATCGCCGGCATGGCGACCTGCGCGCGCAGCCAGGCCGATCATGCGCTGGACCTTTCCGACATCGAAACCGCGTCCCGGCTTCTTGATCGAATTCAGCCGGAAGTCATCGTCAATGCCGCCGCCTGGACGGCGGTGGATGACGCCGAGGATCACGAGGATCAGGCGTTTCGCCTCAACCACGATCTGCCGGCCGCGCTGGCCGAATGGTGCCGTCGCCACGAGGCCCTGCTGGTGCATTACTCGACCGACTATGTGTTCAGCGGCCAGCCAGGGCGGCCCTGGCGCGAAGACGATCCGGTGGCGCCGGAATCGGCTTATGGCCGCAGCAAGCTCGCCGGCGAGCAGGCGATTGCCGCCAGCGCTTGTCGGGCCCTGGTGTTGCGCACCGCCTGGGTCTACAGCGCCCTGCCGGGAAATTTCGTCTCGGCCATTCTCAAGCGCGCTGGCGAGGGCCAGGACCTGAAGGTCGTAGCCGACCAGACCGGATCACCGACCTGGGCCGGCACCCTGGCGCGTGCCACCAAAGCGCTGCTCGGCCAGGCCGACCAGATCGAGCGACCACAGCTGATGCATGTGACCGGGCAGGGCGCGGTCAGCTGGCACCAGTTGGCGTGCCTCGCCGTGCAGATGGCCGCTGAGCGTGGCATTATCGAGCGTGCAGTCGAGGTCGAGCCGATCGGCAGCGACCAGTGGCCGCAGAAGGCCCGCCGTCCGGCCTGGTCGGTGCTCGACGGCGGCCGCTTTGAACACTTCACCGGCAAGCGCCTGCCCGACTGGGATGCGGCGCTGGCCGAGTGCCTGGAGCAATGGAGCGAAGCCCAATGCTGA